A region from the Vicingaceae bacterium genome encodes:
- a CDS encoding glycosyl transferase family 2, producing the protein MSLIEHLQSTPLDWISILFLFALLTEIIYFYAIFYKIVLHKDRPIEEVEQWPPVSIIICAKNERDNIINNLPLILEQNYPDFEVIVVNDASTDDTEDILKGLTVIYPNLKYTFSTENDEKYFSKKRALTIGIKKSQHNHLLLTDADCRPSSKNWIKHMMASYQNNTEIVLGYSPYIRQKGWLNDWIRFDTYYIAMQYLGFAKTGIPYMGVGRNLSYKKTLFFNKKGFATHLDLESGDDDLFVNQAANRHNTTVCLAEDAFVFSIPKNNLTHWLIQKRRHSTTGSRYKTIHKFLLAYHHINYHLMFALLLISLFFYQNHIYLALTVLILRYILVLPVFYSTMKKLKVADIFLFSLFWEFVNKWFYVYLYIRNRF; encoded by the coding sequence ATGTCATTGATAGAACATTTACAATCAACCCCACTCGATTGGATTAGCATTTTATTTTTGTTTGCTTTATTGACGGAAATAATATATTTCTATGCGATTTTTTACAAAATAGTCTTACATAAAGACCGCCCCATTGAAGAGGTTGAACAATGGCCTCCTGTCTCCATAATCATTTGCGCCAAAAACGAAAGGGACAATATCATCAATAATCTTCCTTTGATTCTCGAACAAAACTATCCTGATTTTGAAGTAATTGTTGTCAATGATGCCAGCACAGACGATACGGAAGATATATTAAAAGGGTTGACCGTGATTTATCCAAATTTGAAATATACCTTTTCCACAGAAAACGACGAAAAATATTTCAGCAAAAAAAGAGCGCTCACCATTGGAATCAAAAAATCCCAACACAATCACTTGCTCTTGACAGACGCCGATTGCAGGCCTTCATCAAAAAACTGGATAAAGCACATGATGGCTTCTTATCAAAATAATACCGAAATAGTTTTGGGCTATTCTCCTTACATTCGGCAGAAAGGATGGTTGAATGACTGGATTAGATTCGACACATATTATATTGCAATGCAATATTTGGGATTTGCAAAAACCGGAATACCCTATATGGGAGTAGGAAGAAACCTTTCATACAAAAAAACACTTTTTTTCAACAAAAAAGGTTTTGCCACCCACCTTGATTTAGAATCGGGCGATGATGATTTGTTTGTCAATCAGGCGGCAAACCGTCATAACACTACTGTCTGCCTTGCCGAAGATGCTTTTGTTTTCAGCATTCCCAAGAATAATCTTACCCATTGGTTAATTCAAAAAAGACGGCATTCGACAACCGGCTCGAGATATAAAACCATACATAAATTTTTACTTGCATATCATCATATAAATTACCATTTGATGTTTGCTTTATTGTTGATTTCATTATTTTTTTACCAAAACCATATTTATTTAGCATTGACTGTATTAATTTTACGGTATATACTTGTTCTACCCGTATTTTATTCTACAATGAAAAAATTAAAAGTGGCAGATATTTTTTTATTTTCGTTATTTTGGGAATTTGTTAATAAGTGGTTTTATGTTTATTTGTATATAAGAAACCGTTTTTAA
- the hemH gene encoding ferrochelatase: MKTTVLFIQLGTPDEPTVAATRSYLSEFLNDSRVIDLPGWKRYLLVNLIIVPFRSPKSAKAYQELFHLSDNTLPLLKYTRQLTEKISKKFQGRVNFEFAMRYGNPSIKNVLSKIKKNLPQKLIIFPLYPQYASSTSGTAYEMIMKEIGQWWVIPEIIFAGPYATHPAYIKAMQTIAKPYADNESWDHFLMSYHGLPIRHLQKNYPEKNCPDCGCEKVYDQDNFFCYKAACYATSKKLAEALNIPKDKYTVVFQSRLGKDPWIKPYASDIIQQLAGQGKKKILMLAPSFTADCLETVIEIGEEYKTEFLSAGGEKFAWVPSLNDENVWIEALTSILQPYISLNNESAQ, translated from the coding sequence TTGAAAACAACCGTATTATTTATTCAACTTGGCACACCGGACGAACCAACCGTAGCAGCCACACGCAGCTATCTATCGGAATTTTTAAACGACAGCCGTGTGATAGATTTGCCCGGATGGAAAAGATACTTATTGGTCAATCTGATTATTGTGCCTTTTCGCTCACCAAAAAGTGCCAAAGCTTACCAAGAGCTGTTTCATTTATCGGACAATACATTACCCTTACTCAAATATACCCGGCAGCTAACCGAAAAAATTTCCAAAAAATTTCAAGGGAGAGTTAATTTCGAATTTGCCATGCGTTATGGCAATCCATCTATAAAAAATGTTTTATCAAAAATTAAAAAAAACCTGCCTCAGAAATTAATCATTTTTCCGCTTTATCCGCAATATGCATCCTCCACATCGGGCACGGCATATGAAATGATCATGAAAGAAATTGGCCAATGGTGGGTTATACCAGAAATAATTTTTGCCGGGCCCTATGCTACTCATCCGGCCTACATAAAAGCTATGCAAACCATTGCTAAACCTTATGCCGACAATGAAAGTTGGGACCATTTCTTGATGAGCTACCACGGATTGCCCATCCGCCATTTACAAAAAAATTATCCCGAAAAAAACTGCCCTGATTGTGGTTGTGAAAAAGTGTATGACCAAGACAATTTCTTTTGTTACAAGGCGGCATGTTATGCTACGTCAAAAAAACTTGCCGAAGCATTAAACATACCTAAAGATAAATATACGGTCGTATTTCAATCGCGTCTTGGGAAAGATCCATGGATAAAACCATATGCATCGGATATAATTCAACAATTGGCCGGGCAAGGAAAGAAAAAAATTTTGATGCTGGCTCCATCATTTACGGCTGACTGTCTGGAAACTGTCATTGAAATTGGAGAAGAATATAAAACCGAGTTTTTGAGTGCCGGAGGTGAAAAATTTGCCTGGGTGCCCTCATTGAATGATGAAAATGTGTGGATAGAAGCGCTTACTTCTATTTTGCAACCTTATATAAGCTTGAACAATGAATCTGCCCAATAG
- a CDS encoding prenyltransferase codes for MSNLSKFFTLIRWKNLLLMAATMVAIRYAVIFPLLKINGFQLPLPTVWFFLLVIGSVMIAAAGYLINDYFDTKIDLINRPDRTIVGTFFSRSFVITLHFLLSAAGFILCIPAAHFTGNYSFVLIQIMAIGLLWFYSTSFKCMSLTGNLVISFLAALVPLSSGIYDLYYLFVNYRDILAQRMQILPQDVGEEWIYLYLQSMRNILSWILAYALFSFLTTFVRELVKDIEDIEGDKRYFCQTFPVAHGIDKTKNVVYFAMILLGLAFVYFQWIQWELKNYGFVIYGILAIELPALFFIRIIQKAKDRRQFHTASTLMKWIMLMGILYLPFFYKSVLG; via the coding sequence ATGAGTAACCTGTCAAAATTTTTTACCCTGATCCGGTGGAAAAATCTGTTGCTCATGGCTGCTACCATGGTTGCCATTCGCTATGCCGTGATATTTCCTTTGCTGAAGATTAATGGATTTCAACTTCCTTTGCCCACGGTTTGGTTTTTTTTGTTGGTCATCGGTTCTGTAATGATTGCCGCAGCCGGCTATTTAATTAATGATTATTTTGATACAAAAATCGATTTGATCAACAGACCCGATAGAACCATCGTTGGTACTTTTTTCTCAAGATCTTTTGTCATTACGCTGCATTTTCTTTTAAGTGCAGCGGGCTTTATCTTGTGTATACCGGCTGCACATTTCACCGGAAATTATTCCTTTGTTCTGATACAAATTATGGCTATTGGACTGCTATGGTTTTATTCCACTTCATTTAAATGTATGTCTTTGACAGGTAATCTTGTCATCTCATTTTTGGCTGCATTGGTCCCTTTGTCGTCAGGTATTTATGATTTGTATTATTTATTCGTCAACTATCGTGATATTTTGGCTCAACGGATGCAAATATTGCCACAGGATGTCGGTGAAGAATGGATTTATTTGTATTTACAAAGCATGCGCAATATTCTGTCCTGGATTTTGGCCTATGCTCTTTTCTCATTTTTGACCACATTTGTGCGTGAACTTGTAAAAGACATTGAAGATATTGAAGGAGACAAACGTTATTTTTGTCAAACTTTTCCCGTTGCCCACGGCATAGATAAAACTAAAAATGTTGTTTATTTCGCCATGATTTTACTTGGTTTGGCGTTTGTTTATTTTCAATGGATACAATGGGAATTAAAAAACTATGGTTTTGTTATTTATGGCATTCTTGCCATTGAACTACCGGCTTTGTTTTTTATCAGAATTATTCAAAAAGCCAAAGATCGGCGGCAATTTCATACTGCCTCAACTTTGATGAAATGGATCATGTTGATGGGCATTCTGTATCTTCCATTTTTCTATAAAAGTGTGTTGGGATGA
- the rsmG gene encoding ribosomal RNA small subunit methyltransferase G yields MVINNNLIQKYYPDLPTSVVEKISHWFPLFKEVNSSINLISRKDIDNFIAHHVLHCLIYHKFLFPDKNSKILDIGCGGGLPGIILALIYPDNEVVMIDSIQKKISAVNLFIRELKISNAKAICTRSEQFKGSFDIITARAVSNFANIHRWSGHLQNKQSTDLQKGYWLLKGINASEEIPAHLSEKSIIYPIYDFLPLEYMTGKALFYIPFA; encoded by the coding sequence TTGGTGATCAACAACAATTTAATACAAAAATACTATCCCGACTTGCCAACATCAGTGGTAGAAAAAATTTCACATTGGTTTCCATTGTTTAAAGAAGTAAACTCATCCATCAACTTAATTTCCCGCAAAGACATTGACAATTTTATTGCCCACCACGTATTACATTGCCTTATTTATCATAAATTTTTGTTTCCGGATAAAAATAGCAAAATATTGGACATTGGTTGTGGCGGAGGACTTCCCGGAATTATATTGGCATTGATCTATCCTGATAATGAAGTGGTGATGATTGATTCCATTCAAAAAAAAATATCGGCTGTCAATCTTTTTATCAGAGAATTGAAAATCTCCAATGCAAAAGCCATTTGCACCCGTTCAGAGCAATTCAAGGGTTCGTTTGACATCATTACGGCCAGAGCCGTCAGCAATTTTGCAAACATCCACCGTTGGTCCGGGCATCTGCAAAACAAACAATCTACAGACCTTCAAAAAGGTTATTGGTTGTTGAAAGGGATAAATGCCTCAGAAGAAATTCCTGCACATTTGTCAGAAAAATCCATAATTTATCCAATTTACGACTTTCTACCCTTAGAATACATGACCGGTAAAGCCCTGTTTTATATTCCATTTGCTTAA
- a CDS encoding Maf-like protein, whose protein sequence is MINHVLQRYEIILASSSPRRMELMQKMGIPFKLQPVDIDESYPSHIKAADIAKYLAQKKGNSIRSQLNQNQIAITADTIVWHNQQALNKPVNFNEARKMLQLLSGRTHTVFTAIALTSLGKQVVDVDACEVTFMPLTEQEIDYYINNHQPFDKAGSYGAQDWLGLCKIKSINGSFYTVMGLPTHLLYQHLLNWHES, encoded by the coding sequence ATGATAAACCATGTTTTACAACGTTACGAAATCATTTTGGCTTCTTCTTCCCCAAGACGCATGGAATTAATGCAAAAAATGGGAATTCCCTTTAAGTTGCAACCTGTTGATATTGATGAATCATATCCTTCTCACATCAAAGCCGCTGACATTGCCAAATATCTGGCCCAAAAAAAGGGCAACAGCATAAGGTCTCAATTGAATCAAAATCAAATTGCCATAACCGCCGATACAATTGTGTGGCACAATCAACAAGCTCTTAACAAACCTGTCAACTTCAATGAAGCAAGAAAAATGTTACAATTGCTATCAGGTCGCACTCATACGGTTTTTACGGCCATTGCTTTGACTTCTCTGGGAAAACAAGTGGTTGATGTAGATGCTTGTGAAGTTACGTTTATGCCTTTGACCGAGCAAGAAATTGATTATTATATCAACAACCATCAACCATTTGATAAAGCAGGAAGCTATGGTGCACAAGATTGGTTGGGGCTTTGCAAAATAAAATCTATCAATGGTTCCTTTTATACAGTCATGGGCTTACCCACACATTTGCTATATCAACATTTATTAAATTGGCATGAATCGTAA
- the leuB gene encoding isocitrate dehydrogenase — protein MKRITIAKGDGIGPEIMDATLKILKAAGAEIEIDEVEIGEKVYKSGHTSGIAPDAWEIIRRNKVFLKAPITTPLGGGYKSLNVTIRKTLGLFANVRPCRSLHPYIQTKHPEVDLVIIRENEEDLYAGIEHQQTREVVQCLKLISRPGCEKIIRYAFEYARQQGRRKVSCFTKDNIMKQTDGMFHRIFEEISKEYPDIASDHWIIDIATARLADTPEIFDVIVTLNLYGDILSDVAAQITGSVGLGGSANVGEDFAMFEAIHGSAPDIAGKNIANPSGLLQAAIMMLNHIGQNDVAEKVQNAWLCTIEDGVHTADIYKEGISKIKVTTDEFAEAVISRLGKKPQMIKPVTYANSTSIKIPPYQRPTDIEKTLVGVDIFADWPGKNPDELAQKLQQMECNGIHLVMITNRGVKVWPGGFEETFCTDHWRCRFEHKDKKAISHQDIVRLLQKAIEVGVEVIKTENLYMFDGKPGYSLGQGQ, from the coding sequence ATGAAGCGAATTACAATAGCAAAAGGAGATGGCATAGGCCCGGAAATAATGGACGCTACTTTGAAAATATTAAAAGCGGCAGGGGCAGAGATTGAAATTGACGAAGTAGAAATAGGAGAGAAAGTTTACAAATCCGGCCATACCTCGGGCATAGCTCCGGATGCATGGGAAATTATAAGAAGAAATAAAGTATTTTTAAAAGCTCCTATTACAACGCCATTAGGTGGTGGATATAAAAGCTTGAATGTTACCATACGCAAGACACTTGGTTTGTTTGCCAATGTCAGGCCTTGCAGGAGTTTGCATCCATATATCCAAACCAAACATCCCGAAGTGGATCTGGTGATCATTCGCGAAAACGAAGAAGATTTATATGCCGGTATAGAGCATCAACAAACAAGGGAGGTTGTGCAATGTTTAAAATTGATTAGCCGCCCGGGGTGCGAAAAAATTATTCGTTATGCTTTTGAATATGCCCGCCAACAGGGCAGGAGAAAGGTGAGCTGCTTCACCAAAGACAATATCATGAAACAAACCGACGGAATGTTTCACCGTATATTTGAAGAAATATCCAAAGAATATCCTGATATAGCTTCCGACCATTGGATCATTGATATTGCTACGGCACGACTCGCCGATACACCGGAAATATTCGACGTTATTGTAACATTAAATCTCTATGGCGACATTTTGAGTGATGTGGCAGCCCAGATAACCGGTTCTGTTGGTTTGGGTGGTTCTGCCAATGTAGGAGAAGATTTTGCCATGTTTGAAGCTATTCATGGTTCGGCACCCGATATTGCCGGAAAAAATATAGCCAATCCTTCAGGGTTATTACAAGCAGCCATCATGATGCTTAATCATATAGGACAAAACGACGTGGCCGAAAAAGTGCAAAATGCCTGGTTGTGTACAATAGAAGACGGTGTGCATACAGCAGATATATACAAAGAAGGTATCAGCAAAATTAAAGTAACTACCGATGAGTTTGCAGAGGCCGTAATATCAAGATTAGGGAAAAAACCTCAAATGATCAAACCCGTTACGTATGCCAATTCGACATCCATTAAAATTCCTCCATATCAAAGACCTACTGATATTGAAAAAACTCTTGTGGGTGTGGATATATTTGCCGATTGGCCGGGAAAAAATCCGGATGAATTGGCTCAAAAGTTACAACAAATGGAATGTAACGGGATACATTTGGTGATGATTACCAATCGTGGTGTGAAAGTTTGGCCCGGTGGATTTGAAGAAACTTTTTGTACAGACCATTGGCGCTGCCGTTTTGAGCATAAAGACAAAAAAGCTATTTCGCATCAAGACATTGTCCGTTTGTTGCAAAAAGCCATTGAGGTGGGGGTGGAGGTCATTAAAACCGAAAACCTGTATATGTTTGATGGTAAACCCGGCTATTCCCTCGGGCAAGGGCAATAA
- the recF gene encoding DNA replication and repair protein RecF encodes MHLTTLKIENFKNYRLRELMFDLQSNVIVGPNGTGKTTILDAIHVLSMTKSFLNSLDSQLIYEGEEYYAIEGKFKYKEEKNVRVYFSKNGKKIIKVNDLVQDKISDHIGKIPLVIISPEDNRLIFEGSDWRRKFMDATISQWNKKYLQALISYNSFLKQRNALLKNISGNASASMLEVFNFKMDKEAEYIFTERVNFMHEIQPQFDLFHKQISGQQESVQLIYDHNRERQTYLEMWENSIEQDLRLQYTTQGIHKEDLKLLIEQKPLKKYASQGQQKSFLLALKLAQYVYLKNKTGIYPVLLLDDIHDKIDEKRLFAFFEILNQNQFGQMFITDTHLDRIPEIFRKLGRNYSILHTERL; translated from the coding sequence ATGCATTTGACAACATTAAAAATAGAAAATTTTAAAAATTACCGTTTACGAGAGTTAATGTTCGATTTGCAATCAAATGTAATTGTTGGGCCTAATGGAACAGGCAAAACCACCATACTTGATGCCATCCATGTGTTGTCGATGACCAAAAGTTTTTTGAATTCTCTGGATTCTCAATTAATTTATGAAGGAGAGGAATATTATGCCATAGAAGGTAAATTCAAATACAAAGAAGAAAAGAATGTCAGGGTTTATTTTTCAAAAAATGGAAAAAAAATAATTAAAGTGAATGACTTGGTGCAAGACAAGATTTCCGATCATATAGGAAAAATTCCTCTTGTTATCATAAGCCCCGAAGATAACCGATTGATATTCGAAGGAAGCGATTGGCGCAGAAAATTCATGGATGCCACGATATCGCAATGGAATAAAAAATATTTGCAAGCACTTATAAGTTATAATTCATTTTTAAAACAACGAAATGCACTTTTGAAAAACATCAGTGGCAATGCTTCTGCTTCAATGCTCGAAGTATTCAATTTTAAAATGGACAAAGAGGCAGAATATATTTTTACCGAACGTGTAAATTTTATGCATGAAATTCAACCTCAATTTGATCTTTTTCACAAGCAAATATCCGGGCAGCAAGAAAGTGTTCAATTAATTTATGACCATAACAGAGAGAGACAAACCTACCTCGAGATGTGGGAAAACTCAATTGAACAAGACCTGCGCTTACAATACACGACACAGGGTATTCATAAAGAAGATTTAAAACTACTTATCGAACAAAAACCTTTGAAAAAATATGCATCCCAGGGACAACAAAAATCGTTTCTTTTGGCTCTCAAATTGGCTCAATATGTCTATTTAAAAAACAAAACCGGAATTTATCCGGTTTTATTACTTGACGACATTCATGATAAAATTGACGAAAAACGCCTTTTTGCATTTTTTGAGATTTTAAATCAAAATCAATTTGGACAAATGTTTATTACCGACACGCATTTGGATCGTATACCGGAAATTTTTCGTAAATTAGGAAGGAACTATTCAATTTTACATACAGAACGCCTATGA
- the sigW gene encoding ECF RNA polymerase sigma factor SigW: MDVNENFSDKAKRDFQLVQKALDGDQKAYAALLKIYKEQIYFMMLKMVKNPDDAEDLTIEAFGKAFQRLNQYTPTYAFSTWLFKIAVNNCIDFIRKQKMQTFSIDQTYEDDEGQNTQFELKSHESDPEEKLIIKQKNKQMREFVDQLKPRYRNLILLRYFEELSYEEISQRLNLPMGTVKAQLFRAKELLMNIVQKKSKDI; the protein is encoded by the coding sequence ATGGATGTGAACGAAAATTTTTCGGATAAAGCAAAAAGGGATTTCCAATTGGTACAAAAAGCGCTTGATGGCGATCAAAAAGCCTATGCTGCACTTTTAAAGATTTACAAAGAACAAATTTATTTCATGATGCTGAAGATGGTAAAAAACCCCGACGATGCCGAAGACCTCACCATTGAAGCATTTGGAAAAGCATTTCAACGACTCAATCAGTACACTCCAACATATGCCTTTTCCACTTGGTTGTTTAAAATTGCCGTCAACAATTGTATTGATTTCATCAGAAAACAAAAAATGCAAACTTTTTCCATAGACCAAACATATGAAGATGACGAAGGGCAAAATACCCAATTTGAATTGAAATCTCATGAATCGGACCCGGAAGAAAAATTAATTATCAAGCAAAAAAATAAACAAATGCGGGAATTTGTTGACCAACTCAAACCACGGTACCGTAATTTAATCTTGTTAAGGTATTTTGAAGAACTCTCTTATGAAGAAATCTCCCAACGTCTTAATTTGCCAATGGGTACAGTAAAAGCTCAATTGTTCAGGGCAAAAGAATTGTTGATGAACATTGTGCAAAAAAAATCAAAAGACATCTAA
- the mqnC-2 gene encoding aminodeoxyfutalosine synthase encodes MNHSESLQSLLETGDIRLDRIAEKVIEQKRIDDDEALYMFEHASVAWLGSLANFVKHRWHGKKVFFNRNFHLEPTNLCVFDCKFCSYSRSFKERPEAWEMTYDEMLNTVKSFKDKNVTEIHIVGGVHPKMNLPFYEKFFRDIKSFWPDLHIKAFTAVEYEYMFRKAKVSYEEGFRRLIDAGLDSIPGGGAEIFHPEIRQKICADKCTAEQWLAIHETAHRLGLHSNATMLYGHIENYFHRVHHMSLLRHLQDQTGGFNCFIPLKFRNQNNEMSHIPETTLIDDVKTYAIARIYFDNIPHIKAYWPMLGRQSAQLLLSFGVDDIDGTIDDTTKIYSMAGSEEQHPAMSTTEIVQLIESSGYEAVERDSLYHEILNYSHQNNEFVS; translated from the coding sequence ATGAATCATTCTGAGAGTTTGCAGTCATTGTTGGAAACCGGAGATATCCGTTTGGATAGAATAGCAGAAAAGGTAATCGAACAAAAACGCATTGATGATGACGAAGCCCTATATATGTTTGAACATGCTTCCGTTGCATGGTTGGGAAGCCTGGCTAATTTTGTCAAACACAGATGGCATGGTAAAAAAGTGTTTTTCAATCGTAATTTTCACTTAGAACCTACCAATCTGTGCGTCTTCGATTGTAAATTTTGTTCATATTCCCGCAGTTTTAAAGAGAGACCCGAAGCTTGGGAAATGACTTATGATGAAATGTTGAATACGGTTAAATCATTCAAAGACAAAAATGTAACCGAAATTCATATCGTGGGAGGCGTGCACCCCAAAATGAACCTTCCGTTTTATGAAAAATTCTTTCGGGATATCAAATCATTTTGGCCTGATTTACATATTAAAGCATTTACTGCCGTTGAATATGAATATATGTTTCGCAAAGCCAAAGTATCTTACGAGGAAGGATTCAGACGTTTGATCGATGCAGGTCTGGACTCTATTCCGGGAGGAGGAGCAGAAATTTTTCACCCTGAAATCCGTCAAAAAATTTGTGCCGATAAGTGCACGGCCGAACAATGGCTGGCCATTCACGAAACTGCCCATCGCCTCGGCTTGCATTCCAACGCAACCATGCTTTATGGCCATATTGAAAATTATTTTCATAGAGTGCATCATATGTCATTGCTTCGACACCTGCAAGACCAAACCGGCGGATTCAATTGTTTCATACCTTTAAAATTCCGCAATCAAAACAACGAAATGTCTCATATCCCGGAAACTACATTGATTGATGACGTGAAAACCTATGCCATTGCACGCATCTATTTCGACAATATCCCTCATATCAAAGCTTATTGGCCAATGTTGGGCAGGCAATCGGCCCAATTGTTGTTGTCTTTTGGTGTGGATGACATAGACGGTACCATTGACGATACTACCAAAATATACAGCATGGCCGGAAGTGAGGAGCAACATCCGGCTATGTCCACCACCGAGATCGTGCAACTTATCGAATCCTCCGGATATGAAGCCGTAGAAAGAGACAGTTTATATCATGAAATTTTAAATTATTCTCATCAAAACAATGAATTTGTGTCATGA
- the lpdA2 gene encoding dihydrolipoyl dehydrogenase translates to MNYDVIVLGSGPGGYVAAIRSAQLGMKTAIVEKAELGGICLNWGCIPTKALLKSAQVFEYIKHAEDFGIKVSDAKPDFDSVIKRSREVAAGMSKGIDFLMRKNKIDVIKGYGRVKPGQKITVTADDGKTTEYSAKHIIIATGARSRQLPNLPQDGQYVIGYREAMTLKKQPKKMVVVGSGAIGVEFAYFYKAMGTDVTIIEYMPTLVPNEDEEVAKQLEKSFKKMGIEIFTSTEVTGVEVNKGCKVKIKNNKGEQTIECDIVLSAVGITANIEDIGLEEVGIVTDKGKIKVDEYYRTNIPGYYAIGDVIPGPALAHVASAEGIICVEKIAGLDPEPLDYNNIPGCTYCSPEIASVGLTEKAAREKGYEIKVGKFPYTASGKASAAGHKDGFVKLIFDAKYGELLGAHMIGYNVTEMIAEIVVAKKLETTGHEIIKAVHPHPTMSEAIMEAAAAAYGEVIHL, encoded by the coding sequence ATGAATTATGATGTAATTGTTTTGGGAAGCGGTCCCGGTGGATATGTGGCCGCCATTCGTTCTGCTCAATTGGGCATGAAAACAGCCATTGTCGAAAAAGCCGAATTGGGAGGAATTTGTCTTAATTGGGGATGCATTCCCACCAAAGCATTATTGAAAAGTGCCCAAGTGTTTGAATACATTAAACATGCCGAAGATTTTGGCATTAAAGTGTCTGATGCAAAGCCGGATTTTGATTCTGTGATTAAACGAAGCCGCGAAGTTGCAGCAGGCATGAGCAAAGGTATTGATTTTTTGATGCGTAAAAATAAAATTGACGTAATCAAAGGTTATGGGCGTGTAAAGCCGGGGCAAAAAATTACTGTTACTGCTGATGATGGTAAAACTACTGAATACAGTGCAAAGCATATCATTATTGCGACCGGTGCAAGATCCCGTCAATTGCCAAATCTTCCGCAGGATGGCCAATACGTGATTGGTTACCGTGAAGCAATGACACTAAAAAAACAACCTAAAAAAATGGTAGTCGTGGGTTCCGGAGCCATCGGAGTTGAATTTGCATATTTCTACAAGGCGATGGGTACAGATGTTACCATCATTGAATATATGCCCACTTTAGTCCCAAATGAAGATGAAGAAGTGGCCAAGCAATTGGAAAAATCATTTAAAAAAATGGGCATAGAAATTTTTACTTCCACTGAAGTGACCGGCGTGGAGGTAAATAAAGGGTGTAAAGTGAAAATTAAGAATAATAAGGGAGAACAAACCATAGAATGTGATATAGTATTGTCGGCTGTGGGTATCACGGCAAACATTGAAGATATTGGTCTTGAAGAGGTCGGAATCGTTACCGACAAAGGAAAAATCAAAGTAGATGAATATTATCGTACCAATATTCCCGGTTATTATGCAATTGGGGATGTTATTCCCGGTCCGGCTCTTGCTCATGTGGCATCAGCCGAAGGGATTATTTGCGTAGAGAAAATAGCGGGGCTTGATCCCGAACCACTTGATTACAACAACATCCCCGGCTGTACATACTGTTCGCCCGAAATTGCTTCTGTGGGATTGACTGAAAAGGCCGCCCGTGAAAAGGGATATGAAATCAAGGTAGGCAAGTTTCCTTACACCGCATCCGGAAAAGCCAGTGCTGCCGGACATAAAGATGGTTTCGTCAAACTGATTTTTGATGCCAAATATGGAGAACTTCTTGGCGCTCATATGATAGGTTATAATGTCACCGAAATGATTGCTGAAATTGTGGTGGCCAAAAAACTTGAAACCACCGGACATGAAATCATCAAAGCTGTTCATCCGCACCCGACTATGAGTGAAGCAATCATGGAAGCGGCTGCCGCTGCTTATGGAGAAGTGATTCATTTATAA
- a CDS encoding peroxiredoxin yields the protein MKKIASFSIFIFIVQSFCFSQIKIKSLDEINGLNVGDSIENFQAINQYGDTFDLYQSLKEGPLVLIFYRGQWCPVCNRYLSNLQDSIKFIYQKGAKVVAISPEKPELLAKTQQKTGAEFILLHDEGYKIAAMFDVLFKPSNSTLFLYNTFAGADLKDAHGQDEQLLPVPATFIIGKNKKILWRHFDRNYKIRAGVWEILQNIP from the coding sequence ATGAAAAAAATTGCAAGTTTTTCAATTTTTATTTTTATAGTTCAAAGTTTTTGTTTTTCCCAGATAAAGATAAAATCCTTGGATGAGATAAATGGTTTAAATGTAGGTGATAGCATAGAAAATTTTCAAGCCATTAATCAATATGGAGATACATTCGACTTATATCAGTCATTAAAAGAAGGCCCGTTGGTCTTGATATTTTACAGAGGCCAGTGGTGTCCGGTTTGCAATAGATATTTGAGTAATTTGCAAGACAGTATTAAATTTATTTATCAGAAAGGCGCCAAAGTTGTGGCTATTTCGCCTGAGAAACCTGAGTTGTTGGCAAAAACACAACAAAAAACCGGTGCAGAATTTATATTGTTGCATGATGAAGGGTATAAAATTGCTGCAATGTTTGATGTTTTATTCAAGCCGTCAAACTCTACTTTATTTTTATATAACACATTTGCCGGAGCAGATTTAAAAGATGCTCACGGACAAGATGAGCAACTTCTCCCGGTTCCCGCTACTTTCATTATTGGTAAAAACAAAAAGATTCTTTGGAGGCATTTCGACCGAAATTATAAAATCAGAGCCGGCGTATGGGAAATTTTACAAAATATACCATAA